CATTCACAAGAAATGTCCAGCAAAAGTCCAACACCCAACATGTTAGGCCCTGTAGTGGTGCCCCATATCGTCAACCACGACACAAGCCCACGATAAGGACTCGCCAAGCATTTATTATTCCTCTTCTCTGTTCATACTGCACAGCCGATTTCCATGACTTGTAGAAATCAAACAGCCGATAAGTCAACAGTCGACagagagagtgtgtgagaaAAACGCACGTGctaggccttttttttttttatgcacaaGTGTcggaatattaaattaattcgtGTTTTTGCATTAAAGAGCACCATTTAATACACACGGTGAATCGTACTTTCTCGTTCATATTCATTCGTGAGTCGTGACAACTGCCATGGCCTTGGCACACAATTCCATAGCAATTTGGCGAAAAATGTGAAACATGTACAGCTGGGGGCATGAAAAGCTTGGCACAATTCGAGTATCCATTCCCCACAATCAAGCTTGAGGAAATCACACACAAACAATTGCAGAGTTTTATATCACATTGGTTCACGACTctagaaaaaggaagaaaaacaaaaaaaagacatggCTTTTGTTATGGAAAAATTACCATTCCGCTTTCTCTTTTTACCTTGGTTACAGAACGTTGCTTAAATTTTCATGTATTATTCCCAAATCCAAAGGCATGAGCATGCATGGTAGACGACATTTTCATGGATTATCCCCAAGGCATGAGCATGCTAAGAAACTTTATGATACAGGTTTCAGAGAGATAGCAGTCATTCCACTTCCCCTAAAAAGCTTCATATTGATCATGGACCATAGACGAAGTAAATTTCATCAacataattggaaaaaaaaatactcactcCTTCATTGCAACATCCAGTTCCAAAAGGGCTATCATCCAAATGGCACAGGAGTCACATGCCTCCAATCCCACCGTTCTACAGAAGGAAACAATGATCTTACATAACTGAGCGGTCAATTTGCTTATCAAAAAGAATACAGAGCTGACATTTTGATTGCAAGGTTACAGACATTATAATATTCGTGTTTCCTCATTCACCACATTTTTAGAAACCTAGCATTCCTCGTATAGGAGCAGATGGCAATAAAAGACCAGATTATAACCTGAAACACTATGGACAGCCACTTTATGCAGGTTGCAAAAGAAGTTTCCATTGTGTTCCATCTGCTGTCGCGTAAAACTCCATATCTGCATAAAAAGCCAATTCAAACAGAATAATCCACGTCCATCAACCATTTGGTGTTCTAATTACAACAACATATCCTTTCACATGCTGTTGTATCAGTATGACCATGCCAAGAATGACTTGTAAAACAGACATTTTGAAGTATGCAACTGTGATTGCATATTtaggataaaattttaacaggTGAAGCATTAACAAGACCATATCATCTGAAcatttgttttgacaaaaaaacccaacaaaacaaTTTCGACAACGTCCTGGCAGAAACATAGTAATGAACCAGGTAGCAAAATGGGAAGTGCGAGGTAAAGTTTTGGACCAGGGCCTGGCAAAGGGTTACTTGAGGACAGTGAAATGGACATGTGTGCTGGTATTTGGTTTAGATGCATGACAAACAGAAAGAGTGCAGGTTATATTCTATTGTTTGAGTTGTCCAGCACCCACATCCATGAGAGCAGAAATGCATCTAGGCTAACAATGCATTATCAGATCTTAATCTTGACAACATCCATTGACAAGAACAATTGTGCAGGAAAAAGGTGTAAAAAGTAAATACCTCAGGAAACTAAATCAATTACATTAGTGATATTCAAATTTGAAACTAAATCAACTTATATTTCCTTATTTAAACTcaggaaaaaaacaatagcaaaTAACATGCTGAAAACATACCCTTAATATTCAGGATACAGAATGTGCTTGCTTGGAAGCTCTAAATCAGTGTTGGTAAAGGCCAAGCAATGATTTCTCCCTCTCCTCGACCCTCTTCCTTGCAGCTTCCCTAGCTTTAAGTGCCGCCTTTTCTTCTACAGATACAGCCTTTGGCTTTTCATCTGGCCTCTTCCTCTTGTTAACAGCAAATTTTGAAGGAGCGCCTTTAACAGATCTTCTAGGATTTAAAGAAGCTGAAACTACCGGACCAGGTGGAGGGCCACTTTGAGCAGcgactttattttcttttaccgAACTGACAGCTGATGCTGGCAAAGGCTTTTTAAAACTGGATTCTTTATTCCTGGAGCCTGATGAAATCCGAACCGCAGCATACGCTTCTTCTTGCGTCACCCACTTGCCTGTCACATAAATTCTGAGTTAACATGCATAActaatctataatttaaaatcttgTTGTGAACATTAGGGAGAACCAGAGAAGACTGAAAAAATTCCATTGTACGACCCTGTACCTATAGCATCAGAATAGTAAAAGCCTGAGTTTGGATCATAGTGTAAACCATTGCTTTGATTGTAATAATAGCCTGAAGTGCTGTCATAATCCCACTCTGTCATCATTAAGAGCTGTATCAGTTTGAACACTAAAACAATCAAgacattaaaatttcaaaagccATTAATAGGACAATGCTGATTGAAGTATCAGAAGGGTGTAAAGAACAAACAAAATACAGCACACAACTAGTATACTATAACAACGTACAGGTACGTCACACAAACAAATGAGGagagaatcctcaataaaataaagaaaaatactcACTGTCAGTTGCAAAGAATTCTCACCAGCTCACAAGGCTCTCTCCTCTAACCACTCATTGAAGTAGTATACAAAAATGAGTCAACGTCCCTTTTATACTTGTGCATAGTTGGTCACAGAAGTCACTTTTCTTAGGTCCATTTCTGAGTAACAGCTGGATGTGgaaaattacaagtttaaaagATGGATGGCTGCTAATGCTTTTGGTCGAAACTGACTCCTGGCGTGGCTTTTAATGCTATAATTGCTGGCTTAGCAGTGGAAAATGGCTTAACAACTAgctttattataattcaaatcaGTTTTTTGCTTGTGTGTTGACTCTCAACACTCCCCCTCAATGATGATTCTCTACTGATGCTAACCATGTCACTGATCATGACATCTCCAATCAACTACAGGATGTCTCTGACTTTGGTTCAGAAGTAGTTACTTGGTGTAGTAAGAGACAAACAATAGCTTCATTATCAAACAAACAATGAAAGCAGAATATAGCGCAGCAGTAATGGCAGCACAAGGTCTTTACCAACTGGTTGATTATGCAATCATTGGTGGCTTGGCAGTAGAAAATGGCTTAACAACTAgctttattataattcaaattagtttttgctTGGGTGTTGACTCTCAACACCCCCCTGAACTACAGTTCTCTACTGATGCTAACTATGTCACTGATCACGGCATCACCAATCAACTACAGGATATCTCCGAATTTGGTTCAGAAGTAGTTAATTGGTGTagtaagagaaaaaacaatagcTTCATtgtcaaacaaaaaatgaaagcaGAATACAGAGAAGCAGTACTGGCAGCACAAGAAGTCTGGTTAAATCAATTGTTGAAAGGTCTTCACCAGCTGGTTGATTATACAATTCCAAGACACTGCAGAATTGGGCAGCAATCTATTTGGCAAAGAATCCAGTATTTCATGTGAGATGCACGTGGAAGTGCATTATCactttttgagagagaaaatatcACGTGGAAAGTTAGAACAGCAACAAATTAGCATGGAGGACTCAGTAACTGATTATTCACTAACGGATTTGATGGACAACAATTTTGCAGAGTTTCAATTGCAACTCGGTTTGCCAACAAGAGAGTTGTCGTCTAGGGAAAATATTGGGAGCCAACACTGTCTCTAAGCCTAAAGAtgcaaaattcaatttcaacttATATGTTGCTAGTTGTGAAAACATTTTTCATACTGCATAAGCCAGCCATGATAGTAAACAAAGTCAACTAAGAAGCCAAAGTTGCAATCAACCACATACACGTCAACTGAGAGTGGAATTTCTACTATTCATATCCAGCTCATGCTAGCAACCAACGTTAAAAAATGGGCACTTGGTAAGCAAACTATGGAAGTATAAAAAGGAAGCATGGCTAATTTTGTCTGTGCTACAGGTATGTGCAAGATGAGTGGTCCAATTTTTCATATTAGTGAAATTATGGGCAATGAGAGTACATAAAGCCTACCTAGTCCATGAGTATTTTGTGTGCAATCTTTGTGTTGCGCTccaatatatacatataaaagtGGCCATTGTTCTAGTTACTCCACACCTTAATTGCCTAACAAAATGAAGCACCCGGTGGCCAACTTCATTTAGAAAGAAAAGTATCAGCACCAAGAGAAAgatttcaaaacatgaaaatattatacGGGGCTCAATCATGGGGTAACAACTAACAACTACAAATTTACCATGCAATATGCAAACTTTTCTGGCAGTATAAAGGACCTGCTGGTGATATCAAATCAAAGCTCTATAACACTCTAACAAAGCCAGATAGACTCGAGTCTCCGTTATCGCAGTCCATTCCTTAAATAATCCAATGCCCCTAAACTTGCTAATGCAACTCACTAAACTACAATATAATGATGTCTAATACTCAAACCTACACCGATGCTATCACAACCATCATTGAATTGTCTCTTAAGTTTCAGAAGATTCTTGCTACTTACTCTCTTGACCATCTTCTTGTATATCCAATGCACGAAGACTACTTGCCTCCTTAAGATTCGCCACATCCTTTTGATAACTCCGATTTGCTTTCTATCaaacattcaaaacaaaacaaacattaatCAGTCTCATCAAATCATTCATGAATTAcacaagaaacaagaaatagtaattatcacttttttttattaaaaaaaaaatcacttacaGCTTCGATCTGCTCGAGAGCACGGGCAGCTTCTTTCTGCTGTTTCTCCTTGGCGATGTTATCTTTCCGCATAGAATCAAGCTTTTTAGCGACATTATCTTTGTGGCGTTGGCCAAGTTCATGGTTTCGGATACTTGTAGGGTTGTTTGATATAAATATCTTGCAAAAATCGCACCATTTGTTGCCTTGGCTTACCCAATACTGCAAATTTAACCATTAAAAATAGctcaaaaatccaaattaaattttgaaaaaaaaaggttttattttttacttaccTCCGTCATGATGATTTgggaatttgattttgattttgattgggGAGACGGAGAAATTTGCTGTTTTGAACCCTAATATTTTCTGGGGTTTTTTTGACCCAGGTCGTTCTAAATCTCTTTTGTCTTTCTAGTTTGAGGCGAGCGAGCACGGCTGTGGAATACGGGTCGTTTGATTTCgtcttgattaataaataactGTAATTACCGCAGGAGTTGAACCGGTGCcgactcattttcttttcttttctttttcctgttcAATTTAGTCCATGTATCAGCTGAGAACAATGTTTGATTCTAAATATTGTTGGAATTGA
This region of Populus trichocarpa isolate Nisqually-1 chromosome 9, P.trichocarpa_v4.1, whole genome shotgun sequence genomic DNA includes:
- the LOC7457519 gene encoding zinc finger protein ZOP1 isoform X2; protein product: MNLANATKIMSLKSLILCGKITSPRRNSRKKLPVLSSRSKLKQIGVIKRMWRILRRQVVFVHWIYKKMVKRLLMMTEWDYDSTSGYYYNQSNGLHYDPNSGFYYSDAIGKWVTQEEAYAAVRISSGSRNKESSFKKPLPASAVSSVKENKVAAQSGPPPGPVVSASLNPRRSVKGAPSKFAVNKRKRPDEKPKAVSVEEKAALKAREAARKRVEEREKSLLGLYQH
- the LOC7457519 gene encoding zinc finger protein ZOP1 isoform X1, which gives rise to MTEYWVSQGNKWCDFCKIFISNNPTSIRNHELGQRHKDNVAKKLDSMRKDNIAKEKQQKEAARALEQIEAKANRSYQKDVANLKEASSLRALDIQEDGQEKWDYDSTSGYYYNQSNGLHYDPNSGFYYSDAIGKWVTQEEAYAAVRISSGSRNKESSFKKPLPASAVSSVKENKVAAQSGPPPGPVVSASLNPRRSVKGAPSKFAVNKRKRPDEKPKAVSVEEKAALKAREAARKRVEEREKSLLGLYQH